One window from the genome of Dioscorea cayenensis subsp. rotundata cultivar TDr96_F1 chromosome 3, TDr96_F1_v2_PseudoChromosome.rev07_lg8_w22 25.fasta, whole genome shotgun sequence encodes:
- the LOC120255681 gene encoding uncharacterized protein LOC120255681 has product MAAESPVSLSQPCVPVFKGEDYGRWRLRMKTVFRSQELWELVEKGVPEGEDEVKARESKKKDAKALCLIQQAVDGPILDRIEEAETAHDAWEIVKNLYQGTSKMMTVRKQALGQSFETLQMEDSESIQAYLSRVVVIVNQVKALGHKLSEAEVVSKVLRSLAPKFDFVAVAMEESRDMSTLTLDELGGSLQAHEVRVNRSLGKRGEKALVVKAESTSSGVKEKGNPCASPGWSPTRGRGRGFIRGRGRGRSARGCSGDNKSNIQCFNCKKYGHMKAECREKGKQV; this is encoded by the coding sequence ATGGCAGCGGAGAGTCCGGTGAGCCTCTCACAGCCCTGTGTTCCCGTCTTCAAAGGAGAGGACTATGGACGATGGCGGTTGAGGATGAAAACAGTGTTCAGGTCTCAAGAGCTTTGGGAGCTCGTTGAGAAGGGTGTGCCAGAAGGGGAAGATGAAGTAAAAGCAAGGGAGTCCAAGAAAAAGGATGCAAAGGCTCTATGCCTCATCCAACAAGCGGTCGACGGGCCCATTCTTGACAGGATAGAGGAAGCGGAGACAGCGCATGATGCGTGGGAGATAGTGAAGAATCTATACCAGGGAACGTCAAAGATGATGACCGTGAGAAAGCAAGCGTTGGGGCAGAGCTTCGAGACACTCCAAATGGAGGACAGTGAGAGCATTCAAGCCTACTTGTCCAGAGTGGTTGTGATTGTGAATCAGGTGAAGGCCCTTGGACACAAGCTCTCTGAAGCTGAGGTGGTGTCTAAAGTGCTACGAAGTCTAGCCCCCAAGTTTGACTTTGTGGCGGTGGCGATGGAGGAGTCCAGAGATATGTCAACTTTGACACTTGATGAACTCGGTGGTTCACTCCAGGCTCATGAAGTCAGGGTGAATAGATCGTTGGGAAAGAGAGGAGAAAAGGCACTGGTTGTGAAGGCAGAGAGCACAAGCTCAGGTGTCAAAGAGAAAGGGAATCCTTGCGCTAGTCCAGGGTGGAGTCCTACCAGAGGAAGGGGGAGGGGCTTCATCAGAGGAAGAGGTAGAGGCAGGAGTGCACGAGGATGCAGTGGGGATAACAAGAGCAACATACAGTGTTTTAACTGTAAAAAATATGGACACATGAAAGCTGAGTGCCGAGAGAAAGGAAAGCAAGTATAG
- the LOC120252817 gene encoding glucose-1-phosphate adenylyltransferase small subunit, chloroplastic/amyloplastic, giving the protein MAMASSIGVSRFSTSKTLLQSSSSPNRSSKAQTLLFRSSASSLSSSSSSCFAGDKPIAAVVPRPQKTVVQERTPLVVSPKAVSDSKNSQTCLDPDASRSVLGIILGGGAGTRLYPLTKKRAKPAVPLGANYRLIDIPVSNCLNSNISKIYVLTQFNSASLNRHLSRAYGSNMGGYKNEGFVEVLAAQQSPENPNWFQGTADAVRQYLWLFEEHNVLEFLVLAGDHLYRMDYERFIQAHRETNADITVAALPMDEKRATAFGLMKIDDEGRIIEFAEKPKGDLLKTMKVDTTILGLDDERAKEMPFIASMGIYVVSKNAMMELLREKFPGANDFGSEVIPGATNIGMRVQAYLYDGYWEDIGTIEAFYNANLGITKKPVPDFSFYDRSAPIYTQPRYLPPSKMLDADVTDSVIGEGCVIKNCKIHHSVIGLRSCISEGAIIEDTLLMGADYYETETDKRSLAARGSVPIGIGKDSHIKRSIIDKNARIGDNVKIINRDDVQEAARETDGYFIKSGIVTIIKDALIPSGTVI; this is encoded by the exons ATGGCGATGGCCTCCTCCATCGGCGTTTCCAGGTTCTCCACCTCCAAAACTCTACTCCAATCCTCCTCTTCTCCCAATCGGAGCTCCAAAGCTCAGACCTTGCTCTTCCGATCATCGGCTTCTAgcctctcctcttcttcttcttcttgtttcgcCGGTGATAAACCTATCGCCGCCGTTGTTCCTCGCCCTCAGAAAACTGTGGTTCAGGAGAGAACCCCGCTGGTGGTGTCTCCGAAGGCGGTTTCTGATTCGAAGAACTCGCAGACTTGCCTTGATCCCGATGCTAGCAGA AGTGTTCTGGGAATTATATTGGGAGGTGGTGCCGGGACCAGGTTGTACCCACTGACAAAGAAACGAGCAAAACCAGCAGTTCCATTGGGAGCCAATTACAGGCTGATTGATATTCCTGTtagcaactgcttgaatagcaacatttcaaaaatatatgtccTGACACAGTTCAATTCTGCATCACTCAATCGTCATCTTTCACGAGCTTATGGGAGTAACATGGGAGGGTATAAGAATGAAGGATTTGTAGAAGTTCTGGCAGCTCAGCAGAGCCCAGAGAATCCAAACTGGTTTCAG GGTACAGCTGATGCTGTGAGACAATATTTATGGCTTTTTGAAGAGCACAATGTGTTGGAGTTTTTGGTGCTTGCCGGGGATCATCTGTACCGAATGGATTATGAGAGGTTTATCCAAGCACACAGGGAGACCAATGCAGATATAACTGTTGCTGCTCTTCCAATGGATGAAAAGCGTGCGACTGCTTTTGGCCTGATGAAGATTGATGACGAAGGCCGTATAATTGAATTTGCAGAGAAACCAAAAGGGGACCTGCTCAAAACTATGAAG GTGGACACCACCATTCTAGGGCTTGATGATGAAAGAGCAAAAGAAATGCCTTTCATAGCAAGTATGGGCATTTATGTGGTTAGCAAAAACGCTATGATGGAGCTACTTCGTGAAAAGTTTCCTGGAGCTAATGACTTTGGAAGTGAAGTTATTCCTGGTGCAACTAATATTGGAATGAGG GTACAAGCCTACTTGTATGATGGGTATTGGGAAGATATTGGTACCATTGAGGCATTCTATAATGCAAATCTGGGCATAACTAAGAAGCCAGTGCCAGATTTCAG CTTTTATGATCGTTCTGCCCCAATTTACACTCAGCCTCGCTATTTGCCACCTTCAAAGATGCTTGATGCTGATGTTACAGACAGTGTTATTGGTGAGGGATGTGTGATTAAG AACTGTAAGATCCATCATTCTGTAATCGGGCTTAGGTCTTGTATATCTGAGGGTGCCATCATCGAGGATACACTACTGATGGGAGCCGATTATTATgag ACTGAAACCGATAAGAGATCACTAGCTGCAAGAGGTAGTGTGCCAATTGGTATCGGAAAAGATTCTCACATCAAACGATCAATAATCGACAAGAACGCTCGTATCGGAGACAATGTCAAG ATAATCAACAGAGATGATGTGCAAGAGGCTGCAAGAGAAACAGATGGGTACTTCATCAAGAGTGGAATTGTGACTATAATCAAAGATGCTTTGATCCCCAGTGGAACCGTCATCTAA